A window from Vigna angularis cultivar LongXiaoDou No.4 chromosome 7, ASM1680809v1, whole genome shotgun sequence encodes these proteins:
- the LOC128197881 gene encoding caffeoylshikimate esterase-like, translating into NTHYDDAGRVLPHRHQARRSSLYSHRCRQRLLLLPLPQEQPSPIPLPYRRNFRQRELGLKYTQCPGALFVPSVNLVADDCLSFFNSIKQQNPQFQHLPSFLFGESMGAAICLLIHFLSPEPFNGAVLVAPMCKISDSVRPRWPIPQILTFLARFFPTLPIVPTPDLLFKSVKVPRKKLIANMNPLRYRGKPRLGTVVELLRVTDFLNQRLSDVNLPFIVLHGSADAVTDPDVSRELYREARTLDKTIKVYDGMMHSLLFGETDENVEIVRNDVLSWLLARSGGETRLQ; encoded by the coding sequence AACACGCATTACGATGACGCTGGTCGCGTTCTTCCTCACCGCCACCAAGCTCGCCGGAGCTCTCTTTACTCTCACCGTTGCCGCCAACGCCTTCTCCTACTCCCGCTTCCGCAAGAACAACCTTCGCCGATTCCGCTCCCCTATCGACGAAACTTCCGACAAAGAGAGCTCGGATTAAAATATACTCAGTGTCCTGGAGCTCTCTTCGTCCCCTCCGTAAACCTCGTCGCAGACGATTGCCTCTCCTTCTTCAACTCTATCAAACAACAAAACCCCCAATTCCAACACCTCCCCTCTTTTCTCTTCGGCGAGTCCATGGGCGCCGCCATCTGCCTCCTCATTCACTTCCTCTCCCCGGAACCCTTCAACGGCGCCGTTTTAGTCGCCCCCATGTGCAAAATCTCCGACAGCGTCAGACCCAGATGGCCCATTCCCCAGATCCTCACCTTCCTCGCCAGATTCTTCCCCACTCTCCCCATCGTCCCCACCCCCGATCTCCTCTTCAAGTCCGTCAAGGTTCCCCGCAAGAAACTCATCGCCAACATGAACCCTTTGAGGTATCGCGGAAAGCCGAGGTTGGGCACCGTCGTCGAACTTTTAAGGGTTACCGACTTCCTCAATCAGAGGCTCTCTGATGTCAACCTTCCTTTCATTGTCTTGCACGGCAGCGCCGATGCTGTCACCGACCCCGATGTGAGTAGGGAGTTGTACCGCGAAGCCAGGACCCTCGATAAGACCATCAAGGTTTACGACGGGATGATGCATTCCTTGCTGTTCGGAGAGACCGATGAAAATGTTGAGATTGTCAGAAACGATGTTCTGTCGTGGCTGCTCGCTAGGTCTGGTGGGGAAACAAGACTTCAATGA